Proteins encoded in a region of the Synechococcus sp. BIOS-U3-1 genome:
- a CDS encoding UPF0182 family protein, whose product MSLLKRGIPFLLRPSAVWFLLVFQVFWLFARLQVEWSWFSQFGLEGIYGQRLGFQILGAGLALLLVLITAWWRHRWMLAYVPTPRGEIPALRGGVYSLSLLACLTVLLSVLGITTRLAWLAWKQPFLLAHWWSVPFQPEWTVLVISILLILLVTFCLGRKRRINLAFLYGSLCLCLVAGRSWALWALAITIPDSGTTDPLLGADLSFGLGRFSAIALVLELVLLQILLTLSTSVWSRLTRTPCLSDWGFPGWNAQERALLRPAMALLLLVLAALTWLVRHQLLWTQSGLVAGAGWLDIHLRLPLRQLVALVLVLMAGTYLPWPGQAQQQRVRLRTALFALALVAVLAELLLSPIVQWMVVRPQELQLESLYLSRSISATRQAYQLDSIKTRGSTPTQEITEEDLIKGASTLKNIRLWDRQPMLDTNRQLQQLRVYYQFANASVDRYPLNAESNENQQVIISARELDQAALPARSRTWQNRHFVFTHGFGFTLNPVNTREPDGLPAYFISDLGQSTKIEGNKSLGITKQEVEREVPIGRAALYFGALHSPYAVAPTRIKEFDYPEGDNNTYNHYSGSAGVSLEHLWQKITAATYLADPRFLNTGALTKESRLLLRRDVKERVRTLAPFLDLMGDPYLVSVPIDDASSGYEKDQHQYWIVDGFTTSRTVPYAATLPDGRPLRYVRNSVKAVVDAYNGNVHLYINEPNDPIIQGWSNVFPSLFEPLERMPTSLRRHLMVPQAQFELQVQQLLRYHVTNPRIFYSGDDVWQVPMELYGQNQIPVAPYHITAQLKPSQNSEFLLLQPLTPLARPNLSAWLAARNDADHYGELILLRFPSDIPIFGPEQVQALINQNPEISQQFSLWDRAGSQVVQGNLLVVRVGDSLLYVEPIYLRAQQGGLPTLTRIVVSDGRRVAMATDLDTGLQSLLDRRRQERSEIS is encoded by the coding sequence TTGAGCCTGCTCAAACGGGGCATTCCCTTCCTATTGCGTCCATCAGCAGTGTGGTTTCTGCTGGTATTCCAAGTCTTCTGGCTTTTCGCCAGGCTCCAAGTTGAGTGGTCATGGTTCTCTCAGTTCGGGCTGGAGGGGATCTATGGGCAACGACTTGGTTTTCAGATCCTCGGAGCTGGCTTAGCGCTCTTGCTGGTGCTGATCACCGCTTGGTGGCGACATCGCTGGATGCTGGCTTACGTCCCTACTCCACGCGGGGAAATTCCCGCATTGCGAGGCGGCGTTTATTCCCTCTCATTGCTCGCTTGCCTCACAGTTCTTCTCAGCGTTCTCGGCATCACGACACGGCTGGCATGGCTGGCTTGGAAGCAACCGTTTCTCCTGGCTCACTGGTGGAGTGTTCCGTTTCAACCGGAATGGACCGTTCTGGTCATCAGCATTCTTCTGATCCTGCTGGTCACATTTTGCCTCGGGCGCAAGCGGCGCATCAATCTGGCTTTTCTCTATGGAAGCCTTTGCCTCTGTCTAGTGGCAGGTCGCAGTTGGGCCCTCTGGGCACTGGCCATCACAATTCCTGATTCAGGGACGACGGATCCACTGCTTGGCGCTGATCTCAGTTTCGGATTAGGTCGCTTTTCAGCGATTGCACTGGTTCTTGAACTGGTGTTGCTGCAGATTCTGTTGACCTTGAGCACCTCGGTTTGGAGTCGGCTCACCCGTACACCCTGTCTGAGTGACTGGGGGTTCCCAGGCTGGAATGCACAGGAACGAGCCTTACTTCGGCCTGCAATGGCGCTGCTTCTGTTGGTGCTGGCTGCTCTGACATGGCTTGTCCGTCACCAACTGCTCTGGACCCAGAGCGGACTGGTTGCAGGGGCAGGTTGGCTTGATATCCACTTGAGACTTCCCCTGCGTCAGTTGGTTGCTCTGGTACTGGTGCTGATGGCAGGCACCTATCTGCCGTGGCCGGGTCAGGCTCAACAGCAACGAGTAAGGCTCAGAACAGCACTCTTCGCTCTTGCACTGGTCGCCGTACTCGCTGAACTTTTGCTGTCACCAATTGTCCAGTGGATGGTGGTTAGACCTCAAGAACTACAACTCGAAAGTCTTTATCTGAGTCGCTCAATCTCAGCGACACGTCAGGCCTATCAACTTGATTCCATCAAGACCCGTGGCAGTACGCCAACTCAGGAGATCACTGAGGAGGATCTGATTAAGGGAGCAAGCACTCTGAAAAACATCAGGCTCTGGGATCGTCAACCCATGCTGGACACCAATCGCCAGTTGCAGCAACTGAGGGTTTATTACCAATTCGCGAATGCTTCCGTTGATCGTTACCCACTCAATGCAGAAAGCAATGAAAATCAGCAGGTGATCATTTCTGCTCGGGAATTAGATCAGGCAGCACTTCCTGCTCGTTCACGAACGTGGCAGAACCGACATTTCGTTTTCACTCATGGTTTTGGCTTCACCTTGAATCCGGTGAATACACGTGAACCGGACGGACTACCAGCCTATTTCATAAGTGATCTTGGACAATCAACAAAAATTGAAGGCAATAAGTCACTAGGGATCACAAAGCAAGAAGTTGAGCGTGAAGTACCGATTGGTCGTGCCGCACTTTACTTTGGCGCACTGCATTCACCCTACGCGGTAGCACCAACTAGAATTAAAGAATTTGATTATCCGGAAGGTGACAATAATACCTATAACCATTATTCAGGTTCAGCAGGTGTATCGCTGGAGCATCTTTGGCAAAAAATTACTGCTGCAACATATCTCGCAGATCCCCGTTTTCTAAATACTGGAGCACTCACCAAAGAGTCACGCCTGCTTCTGCGTCGAGATGTCAAAGAAAGAGTTCGAACACTGGCACCTTTTCTTGATTTGATGGGTGACCCTTATCTTGTCTCCGTGCCTATTGATGATGCATCGAGTGGCTATGAGAAGGATCAACACCAATACTGGATTGTTGATGGTTTTACAACTTCAAGAACTGTCCCCTATGCAGCAACGCTTCCTGATGGGCGACCTCTCCGTTATGTCCGCAATTCAGTCAAGGCAGTTGTTGATGCCTACAACGGCAATGTTCATCTCTATATCAATGAACCTAATGATCCGATCATTCAGGGTTGGTCCAACGTTTTTCCATCATTATTTGAACCCCTGGAGAGGATGCCGACAAGCCTCAGACGTCACTTAATGGTTCCTCAGGCACAATTTGAATTGCAGGTACAGCAACTACTTCGATATCACGTGACTAATCCCCGCATCTTCTACAGCGGAGACGACGTCTGGCAAGTGCCGATGGAGTTGTATGGACAAAATCAAATTCCTGTTGCGCCTTACCACATCACAGCCCAGTTGAAGCCCAGCCAAAACTCAGAGTTTCTGCTTCTACAACCTCTTACTCCTTTAGCGCGTCCAAATCTGTCGGCCTGGTTAGCAGCACGGAATGATGCAGACCATTATGGAGAACTCATTCTGCTGCGATTCCCAAGCGATATTCCAATTTTTGGGCCCGAGCAAGTGCAAGCACTGATTAATCAAAATCCTGAAATTAGCCAGCAGTTTTCACTTTGGGATCGGGCAGGTTCACAAGTTGTACAAGGCAACCTGCTTGTCGTTCGTGTTGGGGATTCACTTTTGTACGTGGAACCGATATATCTGCGAGCTCAGCAGGGAGGTCTGCCGACATTGACAAGGATCGTTGTCAGTGATGGTCGTCGCGTCGCGATGGCAACAGATTTAGACACTGGATTGCAGTCACTTCTCGATAGGCGTCGACAGGAAAGAAGTGAAATTTCATAA